The nucleotide window ATAAGAAAGTTTTTACCTACTAGATAGGGAGTGTCCCAATTTTTGTGTAAATGGGATAAAGGAATATTTTTCTTACTGTTTCTGAGTTGTGTAAATACCTTCAGAGAGTTATGTTTAACCGTTTAACAGACGGAGGTATTTGCCATGAAATTAGAAAAAGCCATCATTCAGAAACTGGAAAAGGATTTGGAGACCGTAAAAACAATGGATGATTTGCTTGGTAAGAACGGGGTTATCAAAAAGCTCGTCAAACACTTAACTGAGCGGCTGTTATCCTAAGGATCTCTTTTGAGACAGGAAGAGCTGACTCAGCATCTGGGATATGAACGTTATCAGAAGAGAGAGCATCATGGTAGCAACTCACGCAATGGTAGTAGCACCAAACATTTAAAAGGGGAGTTTGGTAGCATTGCAATAGATGTGCCCCGAGACCGTGAAGGGGAATTTGAGCCATTGCTGATTGCCAGGCATCAACGTGAATTTGGCGATCTTGAGGGTAAGATTCTCTCTTTGTATGCCAGAGGAATGAGCGTATCCGTAGGATCCCTATTCGGGACGGGATATCCGTGAGCATTTACAAGATCTTTATGGGCTGGAA belongs to Candidatus Neomarinimicrobiota bacterium and includes:
- a CDS encoding transposase — encoded protein: MRQEELTQHLGYERYQKREHHGSNSRNGSSTKHLKGEFGSIAIDVPRDREGEFEPLLIARHQREFGDLEGKILSLYARGMSVSVGSLFGTGYP